One Chloroflexota bacterium genomic window carries:
- a CDS encoding phospholipid scramblase-related protein, whose protein sequence is MTDLSQHPELYVRQEIEHLEVFTGLETQNRYSVRTPGGVQLLYAFEESGLLGRNVLSSHRPLTIHVVDRNNTEVINASRSFFWFLSHLHVSDGAGRRIGSMQRRFSLLTRKFDLMDATGSVVAEMRGPIFRPFTFMVYQQGQEIGRVTKQWSGLGREAFTDADTFKVEVDTGRADQDFSLLMLASAISIDLDFFDK, encoded by the coding sequence ATGACTGATCTCTCCCAGCACCCGGAACTCTACGTCCGCCAGGAAATCGAGCACCTGGAAGTCTTTACGGGCCTGGAGACCCAGAACCGCTACAGCGTGAGAACGCCCGGTGGAGTGCAGCTTCTCTATGCCTTCGAGGAGTCGGGCCTGCTGGGGCGCAACGTCCTCAGCTCCCATCGACCTCTGACAATCCACGTGGTGGACCGGAACAACACGGAAGTCATCAACGCCAGCCGGAGCTTCTTCTGGTTCCTCTCCCACCTGCACGTCAGCGACGGCGCGGGCCGGCGCATTGGCTCAATGCAGCGGCGCTTCTCACTCCTCACGCGCAAATTCGATCTGATGGACGCAACAGGCAGCGTAGTCGCGGAAATGCGCGGACCAATCTTCCGGCCCTTCACCTTCATGGTCTACCAACAAGGGCAGGAAATCGGCCGCGTAACGAAGCAGTGGAGCGGCCTCGGCCGGGAGGCCTTCACCGACGCCGACACGTTCAAAGTGGAAGTGGACACCGGCCGCGCAGACCAGGACTTCTCGCTGCTCATGCTCGCCAGCGCGATCTCGATTGATCTGGACTTCTTCGACAAATAG
- a CDS encoding YbaY family lipoprotein: MKLYTSRTLLLTVGILVFLLVAVGCQTAPGSMDGTLEIPSGREPNAVVSGTVTYRERIALTPGARLVVELRDVSLQDAAAPLIARQTIESPGQVPIAFNVEYNRDDINSRNTYAIQAKIIESDGRLAFINDTAYDVITRGNPTRVDMLLVLVEPPPDQIEEGQDWRTWVEAPAPVLWANLIPNEADHFLRIAYYQSTIEGCARPGNEGLSVAGTDIIARVTLMQPPPTSWAISCHEQVVELDTVLPVDAALEPEQTYRVIVNDRITTTFSLPRVGFPASEIRESPIEHTEIEVLERTPTEYQLRVVSGMPSGSCSHFNGFEIRRDNSNAIDVRITHHYVVDRDVACTMDYPIIETVVPLGSDFEQGVEYTVSVNGENSQTFVAR; this comes from the coding sequence GTGAAGCTTTACACTAGTCGGACTCTACTTCTGACCGTTGGAATTCTGGTCTTCTTACTCGTAGCCGTTGGCTGTCAGACCGCGCCGGGGTCGATGGATGGGACATTGGAGATTCCCTCCGGCCGAGAGCCGAATGCGGTGGTGAGTGGGACGGTGACGTATCGGGAGCGGATTGCGCTCACGCCGGGGGCGAGGCTGGTGGTGGAGCTGCGAGACGTGTCTTTGCAGGACGCCGCGGCGCCGCTCATCGCGCGGCAGACGATTGAAAGCCCCGGTCAGGTGCCGATCGCGTTCAACGTGGAGTACAACCGCGACGATATCAACTCCCGCAACACGTATGCGATACAAGCCAAAATCATCGAATCCGACGGCCGGCTCGCCTTCATCAACGATACCGCCTATGACGTCATCACCCGCGGCAATCCCACTAGGGTCGACATGCTCCTGGTATTGGTGGAGCCGCCGCCCGATCAGATAGAGGAAGGGCAGGACTGGCGCACGTGGGTGGAGGCGCCGGCGCCGGTGCTATGGGCCAACCTGATTCCAAACGAAGCCGATCACTTCCTGCGGATAGCCTATTACCAGTCAACCATCGAGGGCTGCGCCCGTCCCGGCAATGAGGGACTGAGCGTTGCGGGCACCGACATCATTGCCCGGGTTACGTTAATGCAGCCGCCACCAACCTCGTGGGCCATTTCGTGCCACGAGCAGGTGGTGGAACTCGACACGGTGTTACCGGTTGATGCCGCTCTCGAACCGGAACAAACCTATCGCGTCATAGTCAACGATCGAATAACGACGACGTTTTCTCTGCCGAGGGTAGGCTTCCCCGCCTCGGAAATTCGAGAATCGCCAATTGAGCACACAGAGATCGAAGTGCTAGAGCGCACGCCGACAGAGTACCAACTGCGCGTCGTTTCCGGCATGCCCAGCGGCAGTTGCTCGCACTTCAACGGGTTCGAAATCCGGCGGGACAACTCCAACGCGATTGACGTCCGCATCACCCATCACTACGTCGTGGATAGAGATGTCGCCTGCACAATGGACTATCCCATTATCGAGACCGTCGTCCCTCTCGGTTCCGACTTTGAGCAAGGTGTGGAATACACCGTGAGTGTAAACGGGGAAAACAGTCAGACGTTCGTCGCGCGTTAG
- a CDS encoding BrnT family toxin, which produces MSVSFDWSTEKNQWLIEQRGLSFEFVVSAIEQGNLVDVLEHPNQDRYPGQMIYVVDLDDYLHLVPFVTQADGTRFLKTIIPSRKSMREYRRRLP; this is translated from the coding sequence ATGAGCGTCAGCTTCGACTGGAGCACGGAGAAGAACCAATGGCTCATCGAGCAGCGTGGGCTTTCGTTCGAGTTCGTGGTCTCCGCTATTGAGCAAGGCAACTTGGTAGACGTGTTGGAGCACCCAAACCAGGATCGCTACCCGGGGCAAATGATCTACGTCGTGGATTTAGATGACTACCTTCATCTTGTGCCATTCGTCACGCAGGCTGACGGCACACGCTTTCTGAAGACGATTATTCCCAGCCGGAAGTCGATGCGAGAGTATCGGAGGAGACTACCGTGA